Sequence from the Candidatus Accumulibacter similis genome:
GAAGCCTGCTCGAGCTTGCCCTGCTCCGTCGCCACCGTCTCGCGCTCGGCACCGGCAAAGCCCGCCTGCCCGGCATTGCGCTCCTGCAGCGTTGCGGCAGCGGCGCGCGCCGCGACATTGTGCTGCTCGGCGGCAACGGTCTCGGCGACGTAGTCGTTCACCGCTTCCATCGCACTGGCGATGTCGGTTCGCTGCTCGCGGATCGACACCAGTGCCGACGGACTCCAGGGTACCGGCGCCGGCGGTTGTGCGGGTGATGCTGACGCTGCGCCGGGCGCCCCGGTGCCGCCGCTGCCGTCCGCAGCGACGAGCGAGTCGTCGAGCACCGGCGACCCGTCGCCGCTGCCTGCCGCCGGAGCCTCGTCGGCGGCGGCACTGGGGATCGCCGCAGCAGCTTCCTCACGGCCCGCGGATCCGGAATCGGTGGCGCTGCGCGCCGCCGCCTCTTCACCGGCTGCGCCGGGCGCCGATGGCAAGCCGAGTTGCGCCAGCATCCAGTCGCCGACCGCCAGACTCTGCGTCTGTACGTCCTCCGAGCCGCGAACGGCGAGCCTGCCGATGCCGGCGACCGAGCGGTCGAGCAGCGTGCGCGGCACGGCACCGGCAAAACGGTCGGCGAAGTCGACCGTCGGACCAAAGACGGCACGCGCACCCGCCTCGCCGGTCTGCCAGCGATGGCCAGCGACGAAATGGGCGTCGAACAGGAGACGCTGCGAGGGATCGTTCGGGTTCACCCAGATACCGGTATTGCCTTCGCGGCGCAGCGCTTCGAAGAAGGCCTCGCTGCGGAAATAGTCGGGGTCGAAAGTTCCGGTCAGCGGTGCCGGCGCCGGGCCGCCGGCACCGAAAGCCGGGCCGCCGCGGGCGAGCGCCTCGGCCTCGGCGGTGGTGCGGATGAACGGAACGTCGAGCGGCGCACCGCTGCCGCCGGGCGGCCGGCGTGCCGAGCGTGTTCCGAACTCCGTCCACGGCGAAGTCGCCCGTGTCGTACCGCGCGGCGTCACGAGCGGTGCATTGGCGAGCTGGATGTAGCGCGGATCGTAGGCGACATGCGGCGCGTCGAGGACCGAGATGGTGTGATGCGGCGTCTTGTATACCGTGCTGCGTGTCGCCTGCTGGCGGAAGGCCGCGATCTCGGCCTCGGTCCATTGCGCCGGCGCGTTCGGTCGCGCATTCAGCTGTCGCGCGAGGTCGGCGTCGCTCAGCGACGGATTGGCTGCCATCGCGTTGTTGATCGTGCTCGCCTCGTTGCGGCGCAGACCATCGAGGAAGCGCTGCAGGCGGTCACCCGGCCGTCCGAAGAGCAGGCGGTTGGTCGCCGGGTCGGTACGCAACACCAGATCGTTGAAGTTGATCTCCGGAAAGTCGGCAGCCGGCATGCTCGACTGGAGACGGGCGCGGGCGGCGGCCTCGGTCAGCGCGCCGGTGCTCTGCGCCCCGGCCAGCTCGGCGCGCAGCCGCCCGCCGACGAAGCCGTGGTGTGCGCGCTCCGAACGGGCGAACAACAGCCGTGCCAGATCGAGGTTCTCACCGTAAACGCGACCGGCGTGGCGCCCCAGTCGCGAACCGGCGACCCAGCGTCCGACGGCGGAACCGGCGACGCCGCGACCGAAACGACGCAGCCCGCCGGCAGTGGCGGTCGCGGCCCCGCCCAGCAGGCGGCCAGGCGCGCTGCCGAGGAGTGCCCGTGCGCGCGCGCCGACCGCGCCCAGAGCGCCCCCGGCGACGCGGCCGAAACCGGTGCGGCCGATTGCCCGCGCCGCCCGCCCGGCGGCGGTCGTGGACAGCGCGGTGCGCAGCCCGAAATCGCGCGTCCGCCCCATGAAGGTGTGGAAACGCCCGGAGACACCGGCACCGGCACGGCGCGCCGCGCCCGCGGCGCCGCTGCCGGCGCGACCCACCGCCGCTGCCGCCCGCCCGATGCGGCCGGGTTGCGCCGCCAGGCGACCGGCGGCGCCGGCGACGCGGCTGCCCGCGCCGCGCGCGGCGCGGCCGACGAGCCGCCCGACGCGGCTGCGGCCAAGCAGCCGTGCCGCTCCGGGTGCCACTGCGGTGGCGACGGCGACGGCACTCATCACCGTCCCCATCGCATCCTGGCGGACCATCCCGAGGAGGCGCCGGCGCTCCTCGGGATCGGTCTCGTTCTTCAGCCGATAGTAGTTGTAGCCGGTCAGGATGATGCCGAGGACGAGGCTGATGCCGTCGAGAATCAGTGCCGCCACGTCGCAGAAGCGGCCGACGGTGAGCAGGAAGGCGCCGACCGGCGGCAGCAGCAGGCTGAGGATGAAACCGCTGACGGTGGCGACCAGCCCGATGATGCCGACGATGCCGCCAAGCTGGCCGGTGACGTCGCGGATCGTCGCCAGCGTGCGCAACCACAACGGCTCGGCCTCGTAGCCCGTGCGCGGTGGACCCGCCTGCAGCCCCTCGCCGGCAAGTCCCTGCAGGGCACTTGCCTCGGGGTCGGTGAGCTGGCGGTCGCCGAGCGCGTCGGTCGCATCGAGCAGCGCGCGCGTCTGCGGGTCGAGCGCGGCAATGCGCTCGTCGGAGAGATTTCCCTCGAGATAGGCGGCGACCTCTTCGCCGACGAGGCTCTCGAACTCGGCCGCCGGACCGGGCCGCTCGACAGGCCGGCGCGGCGCGGCGTCCGCCATCGCGGCGCCCGCGCGCAGCGCCCCGTCGCCGTCTCCCGCAGCGCCCGCGTCTTCACCGCCGCTACCGGTTGCGCCCCCGTCGCCATCGCCGGCGTCGGCCGTATCCGCCTCTGCCGCTTCCTCCGGCACCGGTTCGCCCTCGTCGCGCTGCCCAGCGTCGGCAACCTCGGTCAGCGTCGAGCGGGTCCCCGGGTTCAACTCGACGGTCGTTGCCGCCGCATCGGCACCTGCCGCCGGCGTTGCCGCCAGTCGCGACGCCATCTCGTCCTCGGAGAAGGCGAAGGACTGCCCTGCCGCGTGCGCCGGCGTCGCGCCGGCACCGGCGGTCTGGTCCGGGGCGCGGCGTATCGCCGTATCGCCTCGCCGCTGCTGCACGACGTGCGCCGCCTCGTGCGCCATCAGGGAGATGTCGTCCGGGCGCTGCCGCTCCCCCAGCCAGACGTCACGGCCGTGGGTGAAGGCACGGGCGCCGAGCCGTGCACTGGCGTCGGCCGCCGTCGTCCCCTGATGGACGCGGACCTCACCCAGGTCCGTACCGAGCGTTGCCTCGATGCGGGTCTGCAGTGACGGCAGCAGGGGCTGCACGCTATCGCCCCGGTCGGCACTCGCCTCCCCCGGCCGATCGTCCGGCGGGTCGGCGCGCAGGCTCTTGCGCCGCACGGCCGGCTGGCCGAGCGGCTGCGCAGCCGCGCCGGTGTTCGCTGGCGCCGACGAGAGAAAACGGGGCAGCGCCGACGCGTCGTGCAGGACGGACTCGGCGACCGCATCCGCCTCGCGCTCGAGCGGATCATCTTCGGGCCCGACCTCGAGTTTCGCCTGCAGCGCGGGATGCGCAAGAAATCGCGGCATTCCCGCCTGCTCGCGCTGCTCAGGCGAGCGTTCGCGGCCGCTGCCGGGCAGTACGCCGGCGGACTCGCTGCCGGCCTTGCGCAGCACCGTCTGCAGGCCGTTCATCCTGCCACCGACATCGCGCTCGGCAGCGACTTGCCGAGCTTGCGATACTCCGCCGCCACTGCCACCAGCAATGCCACCTCATCCAGCGCCGTGCCGCGCTGGCGCGCCAGCGCGGCGGCGGCGAGAACGACATTGCGGATGTGGCCGCCGGCAAGGTCACAGGCGGCGGCGAGACGATTCAGCGTGGCGGCGTCGAGCCCGTGCTGTTCACCGAGATGCGCCAGCCACAGCGCGCGCCGCTCCTCGGGACCGGGCGCGGGGAACTCGATGATCGCGTCGAGCCGTCGCGTGAATGCCGAGTCAAAGCGCGCGCGGCTGTTGCTGGTCAGCAGGACGATTCCCTCGAAGCTCTCGATCCGCTGCAGCAGGTAGTTGGTCTGCTGGTTGGCGAAGCGGTCGTTGGCGTCCTTGACGTCGGTGCGCTTGCCGAACAGCGAATCCGCTTCGTCGAAGAGCAGGACGACCTCGGCGTGCTCGGCGCGGGCGAACAGTTCGGACAGGTTCTTCTCGGTCTCGCCGATGTACTTGCTTGTCACCGAGGCAAGATCGACGCGGTAGAGCGGCAGTCCGAGGCGGGTCGCCACCCAGCTCGCGGCGAGCGTCTTGCCGGTCCCCGACGGTCCGACCAGCAGCGCCCGCACCCCAGGCCGGTAACGCGTCCGTGCCGCCGCGCCGAGACCTTCGGCAAGCGTGTCGCGCTGCCGGCAACGGGCCAGCAGGGCGTCGAGCGAGTTGCGCAGCAGCGGCGTCAGGATCAACGCCTCGTCCGGAATGTCGTCGGCGAGGAGTTCGGCCAGTGCGCCGAGGTCGGCGCCGACACCGCTGCGCGCCACCTGCGTGACATGGCTGATCGCCACCTCTTCGTCGAGGCGCGCCGCTGCCGAGCGGGCCGCCTGCCCCAGCTCGGCGATGCGCCCGGCAGCGTGGCGGTGGTGCGCGGCGAGTGCGGCGATCGTCTCCACTGCCGGTCCCGTGCCGAGCGCGGCACGCCAGAGCTGGCTGCGCTCGGCCGCCGCCGGCACCGGCAGTCGCCACTGTGCGACGGCCGCGCCCGCCTCGACGCTGCCGTCCGCGCCACAGGCGACGAGCAGCGGCCCGTCGTGCCCGGGAATGCGCGGCGCCCGCCGCCGCTCGCCCGGCGCCAGCGACACGCACCACACCGGCAGGCGGCCACCGAGCCACAGCCAGGCAGCGAAACCCGGCGCCGCCTCGCCCTCGAAGAACGCGACGCGGGCGCCCATCGCGCCGACCACCTGCGCCGCCGCAGCGCGCGCCTCGAGTGGCTGCCCGCTGCGGATCAACAGCGTCCGCACCCCGTCGCGGATCAGTCCGGCCGCGTGTCGCCGCGCCTCGGCGACGGCTGACGGCGGCAACGGCGGCAGCGCCGCGGTATCGGTATCGACGCCGTCGAAATGTCCGTCCCGACCGTCGATCGCAAACAGCAGCGGCAGCGCGACGCGCACGCTGCGTTCGCACAGCGGACGCTCGTCGGGCTGCAACTGCAGCAACCCATGCCTGCGTGCCGGCCCGTCGGCCAGCGCCGACAGCGCGTCCGGCACGCCGACTCGCTGGCACAGGCTGGCGATCAGTCCGACCGTCGGACGCGCCTCGCCAACCGGATGCTGCAACCAGATCAGCGCCCGCGCCGCCATCGGCAGCAGTTCCGACTCGCGTGCCAGCGCCAGCGCCAGGGTCTCGGCAAGGCCCAGTCGCTGCTGCACCGCCAGCGCATGCAGCCGGCGGTCCACGGCGGGCGGCGCGCCGTTCCACGCCGACACCGCCGCCCGCGGCTCGCCAACACCCTGCCGCATCGCCAGCGCAGCGGCGTGGCCCGCCAGCCAGACGGCCTCCGGTGAGTCCTCGCCGCCACCGCCGTCGGCGAGCAGCGCGAAGGCGATTTCCGCCAGCGTCGGTGACCGCTGCGTGTCGCTGTCCACTGTCGGCGGCCGGTTCACCAGGCGTCCCGCCCGTAATGGAAGCGGAGCACGCGTCCCAGCCACGGCACCCAGCCCGGGTCGAGGTCGAGACCGGCGCGCCGCAGGCGCAGGTCGACCGCATCCAGATCCTGCCAGACATCGGCGTGCGTCGGCGTCAGCGACAGCCGCGCCGGCCGGCAGACGAGACTGCAGAGGCCGATGCCGACGCGCCGGCGCAGATGCCCGCGGCAATTGCACAGCCAGCGCGCGGCCTCGCCATCCGCCGCAACGTCCGGATCGAGCGCTTGCCCGAACAACAGCCAGATCGGGTCGTCGCCGTCGACCGACAGCCGCCGCAGCAGCAGGACGAAGATCCGTTGCGGCATGTCGCGTCGTGCGGCGTCCTCCGCCAGCCAGCCGGCGAAACCGAGACCGCGCAGCACGGGCACCAGGAACAGCAGGCCACCGGCGGCAGTGGGTTGTCGGCGGGCGATTCCTTCACCGCCCGCAATCAAGGCGGCAGCCGCGGGAGCCAACGGCCCTGCTGCCGGCGGCGACGCTACCGGCCGGCTGGCGGCCGGCGTCCGGCTCGTGGCGGAGATTGCGGCCGCGCTCGTCGGACGCGCGGTGAAGCCGGGCGCGTCCGCCAGCGGCGGCTGCACGCGATCGGTCCGAGCGCGTTCCGGCCCGCCACCGGTAGCCGCAGTCCCACTGTCGGCGCCGCCGATTGCTGCCGGCCGGCGTGGCGATCGCGGCCGCTCGCGACGGGCGACCGCACCGCCGTCGCCGTCGCCGTCATCCCGGCGATCATCGCCGCTACCGGCGATGGTGTCACCGGCGGTGCTGCTGGCGGTCGTCTCGCTCCTCGTGCCGGTGGGCAGACCGCACACGGTGGCGGCAACGGCGTCATCTGCGTCCCGGCGTGCCGCGGCGCCCTCGATCGCTGCGGCGACACCCGGAGCCGCTGCTCGCTGCCCGGCATCCGGCAGCGCGTCCGTCGCCGGCCGCGACGCCGACGGGCTGCCGCAGCGCCGTGCCAATCGTGCCAGCCAGAGGTGGCGTTGATCGTCGCTGCCGAGCTGCCGCAGCGACCAA
This genomic interval carries:
- a CDS encoding ATP-binding protein, with translation MNRPPTVDSDTQRSPTLAEIAFALLADGGGGEDSPEAVWLAGHAAALAMRQGVGEPRAAVSAWNGAPPAVDRRLHALAVQQRLGLAETLALALARESELLPMAARALIWLQHPVGEARPTVGLIASLCQRVGVPDALSALADGPARRHGLLQLQPDERPLCERSVRVALPLLFAIDGRDGHFDGVDTDTAALPPLPPSAVAEARRHAAGLIRDGVRTLLIRSGQPLEARAAAAQVVGAMGARVAFFEGEAAPGFAAWLWLGGRLPVWCVSLAPGERRRAPRIPGHDGPLLVACGADGSVEAGAAVAQWRLPVPAAAERSQLWRAALGTGPAVETIAALAAHHRHAAGRIAELGQAARSAAARLDEEVAISHVTQVARSGVGADLGALAELLADDIPDEALILTPLLRNSLDALLARCRQRDTLAEGLGAAARTRYRPGVRALLVGPSGTGKTLAASWVATRLGLPLYRVDLASVTSKYIGETEKNLSELFARAEHAEVVLLFDEADSLFGKRTDVKDANDRFANQQTNYLLQRIESFEGIVLLTSNSRARFDSAFTRRLDAIIEFPAPGPEERRALWLAHLGEQHGLDAATLNRLAAACDLAGGHIRNVVLAAAALARQRGTALDEVALLVAVAAEYRKLGKSLPSAMSVAG
- a CDS encoding DUF4157 domain-containing protein; this translates as MNGLQTVLRKAGSESAGVLPGSGRERSPEQREQAGMPRFLAHPALQAKLEVGPEDDPLEREADAVAESVLHDASALPRFLSSAPANTGAAAQPLGQPAVRRKSLRADPPDDRPGEASADRGDSVQPLLPSLQTRIEATLGTDLGEVRVHQGTTAADASARLGARAFTHGRDVWLGERQRPDDISLMAHEAAHVVQQRRGDTAIRRAPDQTAGAGATPAHAAGQSFAFSEDEMASRLAATPAAGADAAATTVELNPGTRSTLTEVADAGQRDEGEPVPEEAAEADTADAGDGDGGATGSGGEDAGAAGDGDGALRAGAAMADAAPRRPVERPGPAAEFESLVGEEVAAYLEGNLSDERIAALDPQTRALLDATDALGDRQLTDPEASALQGLAGEGLQAGPPRTGYEAEPLWLRTLATIRDVTGQLGGIVGIIGLVATVSGFILSLLLPPVGAFLLTVGRFCDVAALILDGISLVLGIILTGYNYYRLKNETDPEERRRLLGMVRQDAMGTVMSAVAVATAVAPGAARLLGRSRVGRLVGRAARGAGSRVAGAAGRLAAQPGRIGRAAAAVGRAGSGAAGAARRAGAGVSGRFHTFMGRTRDFGLRTALSTTAAGRAARAIGRTGFGRVAGGALGAVGARARALLGSAPGRLLGGAATATAGGLRRFGRGVAGSAVGRWVAGSRLGRHAGRVYGENLDLARLLFARSERAHHGFVGGRLRAELAGAQSTGALTEAAARARLQSSMPAADFPEINFNDLVLRTDPATNRLLFGRPGDRLQRFLDGLRRNEASTINNAMAANPSLSDADLARQLNARPNAPAQWTEAEIAAFRQQATRSTVYKTPHHTISVLDAPHVAYDPRYIQLANAPLVTPRGTTRATSPWTEFGTRSARRPPGGSGAPLDVPFIRTTAEAEALARGGPAFGAGGPAPAPLTGTFDPDYFRSEAFFEALRREGNTGIWVNPNDPSQRLLFDAHFVAGHRWQTGEAGARAVFGPTVDFADRFAGAVPRTLLDRSVAGIGRLAVRGSEDVQTQSLAVGDWMLAQLGLPSAPGAAGEEAAARSATDSGSAGREEAAAAIPSAAADEAPAAGSGDGSPVLDDSLVAADGSGGTGAPGAASASPAQPPAPVPWSPSALVSIREQRTDIASAMEAVNDYVAETVAAEQHNVAARAAAATLQERNAGQAGFAGAERETVATEQGKLEQASASQQEMSAQGAEASGDAARGQQQADAVQSEGQGVSVEAKPEEPRSRSWLERAWDATAGALWDGLVAPAVRAVRRKVNQVMQSINEFIMGMINQALGLDEIEAELDGGGQDIAARSGSLDETDAGLQAVGEQASEEQERNRQSMEQAEANIDDSRATRADALALQDDLAAHDGVLEAEEMAGQGYIVDFAATYRPYFVATGEGVTALPPGEGSASESGGAGVADEGERDETALVA